ACGGCATCAAGTCGTCGTGTCTTGTCTCTCTCTAGGCGGCACAAGGCAGACGGCACGGCGCTACGGCTCTTCCTCGTGACCTTCCTGATGGATGCACGGAAACCTTGGGAGGGGGATTGAGCTTACTTCTGGCGCTGCCTGAacacacgcacacgcacgcacgcacgcctTTTTTGCTAACTTAACTCACGAAAAAGGAAAcatgctgatgatgatgggacgTCGGTGAGGATTGGGGTCGGCTCCGAGGAGACCCCGGGCGGAACAGGCCGCTGGTTGATCTGTTGAACTAGAGCAATAACTAGACGGTCATGCCGTCGAGTACTAAAGAAGGGAGAGCATTGCGGAGGATATGTATCAGGACGGATCCGAACATGCTAATGCTGGGGGAAGGGGGCAAGATCCTCCATCACGAGACGAGGCCATTCATGCATCGCAGGAGaagcccatcccatcccatcccatcccatgccTTGCTTGCTTCCATGCCTTGGACCATGTTGTCTCTTACCGCCCAGCTCGCTTGCACCCCTCACCGGGAGGCTTAGCCGGCGCTGTACAATTCGTTCGTTTTTTACCATCAGGCTTCCAAGGCAGACGGGCAATGTTGGAAGAAGCAAACGACAGAGTACGCGGAGCAAAAGGATTGGGCCACAGCGGATAGCTACCAGCAAACTGGATCTCGAGATTTGATGCCGCGGGCCCGCGCTGCGCCCTTGGCCGCGGCATGGCACGTACAGCAGCATCCATAACGGTGGTAATTTGACGGGACGGCAGCTACAAATCACATGGCCTGACTCTCCCAAGGGCGTAGCAGTCGTCAAGTTACGTAGTACATGAGATTCTGCGCAACCTAAACCAGGCTCCGTGGCTGCCGGCGGGAGCGAAGTTGGACGGCCGAGGATGGATGCTCATGTGTGCTCTGGACCACCGGAGCCCAGTGCTCCAACAAACGGGTTCAAGAGGCCCTATCCTATTGTCGGGAGGTCCGTGGACGAGGGGCAATTGTTCGCAATGTCAGTGAAGGGGTCCCGTCGATCCATCCGCGCCGACATCCATCCCACCCAAGGATCGTCAGTGGCTCCCCTCCCTCAAGGGCGAACCGTAGCCTACGCGCGCAGCCCAGTCGACTTCTGTGCGGCGGTCTGGGTCGCCCGTCCGTCGGCTACCGACCCGGGCCAGGGCAACCCCGTTCGTTGGACCTGGGACGACGATTGATGATTGATTGCCCCGAGCCGATTCCATCATGCCTGCCCACTGGTCTGCTGGGCCGAATCGGGGACATTGGCTGGATTGAGGGTGATTCGGGAAGCTACATGTCGCTGACGACCTACGTGGGCATCCATTTGCATGGTATCGGATGGTACAATATGTAGGTACGCATACATACATTGGTTGAGGACGCAAACGGCAGGGCGCAAACAGCTCACAGAAGTCGAATTCATCATGAAACACAATTCAATCGCCTGTTGACATTCATGCACCTATTCCCACCTGCCGCAAGGAGGCTTCAAACTGGGCTCCAGTTCTTTTTTAATTCGGTCTCGCGCTTGGCTTGTCCCATTGTTGCCTCATCTCCACTTTGGGCCGCATTCAGATCCGTCTGGGCATAGAACCTGggcagagaaaaaaaagtcaCCCCAGCCCGGCCAGCCGCCCTTGAGTTGACGGTGACCACTAAAGGGGCATTCTGATGTTGGGGGGCTTCGCGCCTACTGGACAAGCGCCCAGCGCGGGCCCCCGTGAATCAGCTTCCAGGCTCCTCTCGAGACGCCCTAGGAGAACATCCATGGTGGATGGAAGGGCACTGGACTGCATTGACCCGACAGTGAGTGACAGATGCTAGGTAGGTCGCCAAGGCCGACCTCACCCCCCCAACCCGAGcgagcccagcccagcccagcctggGCCAAGCATTGAATGGGCCTCAGGTGCTAGGGCGCCCGCgcgcctttttttttctggtgCTGTTCCCTGGCGCGGGCACTCAGCCTCTAGTTTCCGCTTCAAACAGAATTCCACTGCCCGCCCCTTGAGTCCTAGGTCTTGGCCTTCCTTTGTGGTGCCGCTTCTTCTCACACGCACCGCACAGGCACCTCAGTAAATCAGTCAGTCGGGTTCGGGTTCTCTCCACTTTTCGCTCGCTCACTCACTTCCTTCCCGCCCCCCTTCACTTCACTTCCCTTTCCCTTTTTCCCGCCCTCTGGCTTCCCATTTTCTCTCCCCTTCCCTTCTTCCACCCCACGACGCCCTTCCGCCATCCTCCTTCCACCACCTACACCCACCTCCATTCGACGACGACGTCTACACATTTTCGTCAGTCAACCTCTTAGATTCACAGTAATTTGAgattttctctctcttttctgtTCTCTCCAGCGTTTCCCACGCATCGACTTTGCTGGTCAGCCATCCACCGAATTTTCCCACCTTCTCCGACGACTCTCGAGCCCCGGCTAGCCAACGCTCTCGCAGCGCTCCCAAAGTCTGAACGCGTTTGACCGCCCCCGGCATTCAACGCTCTTCGTGCAGGTACGTCAACGACAACTAGTTTGATATTGTTATTCCTCTCTGTCCTCTCGGCGTTTTTTCTCGTTGGAGCTTTTCTCAACAACCCACGACTCATGTCAACGCCTGTTTTTCCACCTTGACCACCTCCTCGCCAATTTGGCCGCCTGTCTGACGACTCGCTCTTACGTCGAGTTACGTTGGGTTTGCCTTGTGGCGTTGCCCACCGCCCTTGTCAAGCCTGATTTACCCCCGACCCAGTTTTGCCCCTCCCTGCAAGCATCGCCGCCATTTCCCCTTCCTCTTCATTTCAGCCATCATCCGCTTTTACTTTTTCTCTTCCGAATTCAACCCGGGCTGACTTAAATCATAGCCACCGTAGGCTTGCAGATCAAGAAAACTCTTCTCCTCACTATCTCTTCTGCTTGCTTCCATTCCCACGGGAACGGAGCACTCTCACAAACCAACATGACGACCATGGTACGCTCGCCATCGATAGATTCCCGGCCTCTTCCAATCCGAGACAAGCCATGGATCGATGGCAACGCGAGTACGGCAGCACGTGGAGCCTTATGCAGGTCTTGGATAAGACCACCACGTTGCTCGTTGTGATCTGGCTTGGTCTCGGGTTGGAGGAGCTTTGCTTGATGGAAATGGTTTGCTAACTTTGGCTCAGGATCTTCGTGTCGGTAACAAGTACCGCATCGGTCGAAAGATCGGTTCCGGTTCTTTCGGTGACATTTACCTGGGCACTAACATTATCTCCGGTGAGGAGATTGCTATCAAGCTCGAGtccgtcaaggccaagcaccCTCAGCTCGAGTACGAGGCCCGCGTCTACAAGTCCCTGGCTGGTGGTGTCGGCATTCCCTTCGTTCGCTGGTTCGGAACTGAGTGCGACTACAATGCCATGGTTCTTGACCTTCTCGGCCCCAGCTTGGAGGATCTCTTCAACTTCTGTAACCGAAAGTTCTCCCTCAAGACCgttctccttcttgccgACCAGCTCATCTCCCGAATCGAGTACATCCACGCCAAGTCCTTCATTCACCGAGATATCAAGCCCGACAACTTCCTCATGGGCATTGGCAAGCGTGGCAACCAGGTCAACGTTATCGACTTCGGTCTGGCCAAGAAGTACCGAGACCCCAAGACTCACTTCCACATTCCTTACAGAGAGAACAAGAACCTTACTGGTACTGCCCGTTATGCTTCCATCAACACTCACCTGGGTGTCGAGCAGTCGCGACGTGACGACATGGAGTCTCTCGGCTATGTCATGCTCTACTTCTGCCGCGGCTCTCTCCCCTGGCAAGGCCTTAAGGCTGCtaccaagaagcagaagtaCGACCGCatcatggagaagaagatgaccaCCCCCACCGAGGTCCTTTGCCGTGGCTTCCCCAACGAGTTCGCCATCTACCTCAACTACACTCGATCTCTTCGCTTCGATGACAAGCCCGACTACAGCTACCTCCGCAAGATCTTCCGTGATCTCTTTGTCCGTGAGGGTTTCCAGTACGACTACGTCTTCGACTGGACCGTCTACAAGTACCAGAAGAACGCCCAGGCTATTGCCCAGGCTGCTGGTCAGGCCAAccccgacgatgaggagaaggcccGCGCCAGCCGCACCAACGCGGCTACTGCTGGCCAGTCGGCTGCCAAGCCCAACGCCATCCCCAGCACCCGACGCAAGATGCTCGAGCGgggcgctggcgctggcggcgTCGATACTCCCGACACCAACCGTGCCATCGGTGGAAGCGACAGGATGTGAGTGACAAGCTAAGCCCATCTCAGTTTCAAGTTCCTTGTAAGGAATCATTTTCCTTCGTGCGTGTAGTGTGTTTTTGTACCGCTGGCCGAAGGGAGATTTGCTGACAACTATGGCTGACTCAGTGGACGATAAACAGGCTTCGCTCAGCTTCAAAGGGAGCGGGATATGCCTCGGGCAGCTATCGACCGAAATGATTGCTAACCCCGACTACTCCTCTCTTTTGGGATCCTCTCTTATGGCGACCGACACTGGCGACATGAACCCGACATCGACATCCGGATGCAAGACTTTGAGAAGCTGGATGGTCCTCAGCTGGCCACCATCCTGCTAGATGATCGCTGTCGATTGTTGGGGGCGCGGTTCGATCACGCCTATTTCCTACGCATTTGCTCTATCTTGTTCTTCGACGCATCTTTGGGGATTCACGACTTTACGCATGGCTCGGGTGGCTTTTCATGGTACGAGTGTTTCACATTGGACTGGCCTCTATTGTCCGTCCTCTGGAAACCTCGACGCCGTGAAGGGTAACCTGAACGGCATGTCCGGTACTCCTCTCGTCTAGGTGTACCAGACCTGTGGGTTCGTGGTTGGTCTTGTTTTCAGGACAGCCTCGCTCCTCGGAATGCCGGATACCAGGCGGACTGCACACGAGTCGCCCAGGGAGCCGAATGTGGGCCAACAACAATCTTTGCTCCAGTCCATCATTCCGTCGTTGCGATACAGCTGCGACCTCGCTCAACAGGCATCTCTTACGTCTTTTTTCCTTCGATTCTTAATTATTGTACGGACGCATCTTTTATTCCTTTTCAGTTGGCTCTCGCGCGCCGGAGGCAGCTTCTGGGGAGGTAATGGGGAGATGAACGCATGGGGACGAATTTCTGGTGGTGGCTGTTCTCGAGAGTGGACCATGGTAGCAAAGCCGGTCAGAGTCGTATCACGGCTCTGGAGCGAGCAGCTAAGAATGGCCCGAGGAGGTGTTGGCAAAGAGGCAGAGGGAGACATCAGAACAACCGGTCAAAGTGTCAAGGTCAGCGCCGGTCTCTAGCTGTCTCAGCCACACGGATGGAATTGGAGGAGTGTTCGGTCATACGGTCAAGCTTGAGTCTGGCTGCGGAAGGCTTGGAGGCTGGTGcgactcctcctcgccaaaCTCGTGGAATAGGACGGACCAAGGGCAGAATCGTGGTGGCACGGCCTGGCTGGCGATGGGATGGACGAAGACGCTGGGGTACACGGCTGGCATGTCAGCCATCCGATCGCTGGGTGATGCACTGAACCATTCCATCTGCacccattcattcattcgtTTCTTGATTGCACATTAGGTAGTCTACAATTCAGTCTGTTTTTCATTGGCAAACCAAGCCTGCTTGCATGTGACTGTTGTGCGTCATGATGGACCCTTTCCGGTGTGACAGAGTGGGTGCTGCTGAGGCTATCCCACGAGTGCCCACAAGACTGCAACCAGGTCACGACGGGGGGTTGGGGCCAATTAAAATGCATCAAATGAAAGGTACTTAATGCCACACCTAAATTACATGGTGATAGAAGTCCCAACAATATTGGCTGTTACAAATCGCGACATTGCACAAGCGGCAGCCGTACCGAGTCTGCTTCCGGCTTTGGCAGTTGCCGCTGAGCTCCTCAAAGGGACTTATTTTCTCACCTTTTGACCTTATCTGCCCCTGCCGAAAGCCCTTACAAGCTAGGCAGTCTGAGTTTACCTTGCGATTGACATGATTGACCTCTCGATTGATGTGAACACGCTGTAAATCAGGGTTTTGAAGGTCACGCTCGTCGCCGGCTCTGTAACGTTGCCGCGACTGACTTTCCTGGCCGTAGGTGTTGAATAACTCATTGTAAATGCACTCTCGCCACTCTCTCTGAGTCGTGAATCGCTTCCAACTTGGCTTCGGGCCCCGCAACTGAATAACATAGCTATTGACGAGTGCAACGTCAAGCAGGAAGGTCCAGCAAAGAGCCTGCCAAGGGCCGCGGCGCAAGGGATGATCATAGGCGTAATATGACCTCAACTGGTCGCCCCGATCCACGTGATTCATCTCATCGTTATACTCAGCGGCAATAGTAGGGATAGAGATATCCTTGATGACTTCATCGCCGAAGAAGCGGCGTATCTGCCGGGcctcgggcttcttggaGGTGGGCTTCTTCCTGCGACGTTCGACTCGCTCCTCGCCGGAAAAGACAGtcgtgaagaagaggacgaggcggCTATCCTTCCAAGCGACTTGGTTGACCTTacgagatgaagagaagacAAATTAGTAAGAGATTTATATGTAAAAGTGTCTTAGCGTTATACCTTATTGTCAGGCGTAGGGATCACTTTAACCTGGTTAAAGTCATAGCTCGTACTGAGCCTTTTATCGCCTCTGAGATCATGAACAAGCTCCTCGTTGATGCCGCTGTTAGGTCGAGCCGTGCCTGTGGCTCCGTGACCATGCATACGGAGGCTGCGGAAGAGAtctgacgacgagaagaggttatcgACGAAGACGTGATATGTCGCTTTTGGCAGTATATTTGCTAGGGCCACGACGACGCTTTGAGTCGAGTTCAAGGCGATAGGCTCGTCTGAGGAGCTCCCCTGTGTCTCCTGTGATCCTTGCGTGCGGCGGGTGCAGCGGCGCTTTGCGGGAGgaagctcaacaccaacggcgCCGTATTGGGCGCCCGTGATGTGCCAGAACCAGTGGATAAAGAAGCCGTGCTGTGCGATAACCCAGATCTTAAAGCCTCGAGGAATGGGCTTGCCTTTGACGACTGTTGTCTCATTAGACCTGCCCGTGAAGCGGATCATACACTCATCTACAGCGAGATGAGAGCCCGGGATAAAGATCTCCGCCGACGCAGCTTGTATATGATCAGACCACTCATCACAGGCTTGGAATACCTTCGGAAGAGGCGCGGtctcgtcgatcttggtgtAGTCAAAAGGGCGAAGGTGGCGGTGAAGGATCTGAAACTTCCAATAGGGCATGAACTTGATGATTGAGTGTAAAGGGCGCTGTTCCCCCGGCTTTGGAGTACTCCAATGGCTCTTAATGGTCCTTTCCTTATgtaaacctatataaattagcACTCCAAGCCATACATATACTTCTGCAACAGAGGTCCCTTGCCAAGCTCGCAGCCTGGCATTCTTCGTCATTGGGTGATTCCAGCTATCGACAACGTCATTTTCCTTGAGCCACGAGAGCCAGCTTTGAGTGTATTGGACCCATCTCTCAACAAGGGAAATAGGAAGGAAAAGCTGGAATAGCTGcagcggcgatggcggcggtATGTTGATGTGGAAGTTGCGTGTCTCTACGGGGAAGGGTTCAAAGTCGGTGCCGCGGGCCTTTTCGGCCGGAAAAACAGCCACCCGGGTCGGGTCATTAGGGTGCATTTGATAACTATGATTTTCCTTGATAAAGCTCTTGTCGTCATAGGCATTGAGGGCTTGTGCCTCTTGTGGAATTGAGAGCGTGGCCATTGTTCAATtcaaaataatttatatgtGATTTTGGCTGTGATAGCTTCATTGAGCTAACTTTTCGTACCCTCCTTGTACTAAGCCTATCACGTGGTCAAggtggggcgaggtacgcgTTGCAGTCTTGTGGGCACTCGTGGGATAAGGCGGACTGGGGCCTTGTCGCTTTAGCGCTGGTAGATGCATATTGTGTATGCATCTAGGCTGAGGCAGACGTCGAGGCTCTCTGATCCAAAATCAGGCTGAAGACGCGGAGAGGAGAAATACAATGTCATGGTGGTAAGCGAACTCGAGAGATGGAATCATGCTAGACACTTGGAACTTGGGTCGCGGGGTTTTGGCGGCACAGCCTCTGGTGGGCGCGTGAGCATCGATGATGGCATGAGGGCATTGGTCACACGTGGTGGAGCGGAGCACCTCACGAGCCTCTCCATTAGGCCCAGCCGGCGGGGGATGGAGGGGTTTATGGAGTTTAGCAGAGGTCGAGATGACAGGACCACATCGAGCCTTGTCTAGCGCCGGCGCGGGATGATGAGTAGAGGGAGAGTCGTAAGGTGGTCGTCGGCGGTGGCTTAGCTTATTCACGCAACAGTATGTCTAGGTTGAGGCTGTACTGAGCTCCTCCCCGACGATTACCCATATATAAGTGGGAGTgggagggaggaagagaaagagccCGTAAGTTGAAAGCCCAACCAAGTCAAGTGAGGTGTCGCTacctgaacctgaacctgaacctgacTTCGCCACCTGCTCGCTGTTCGCCCTTCGCATCTCTCCTCACATCCTCGTCGTTGTCGATTGTGGCGTGTTGCGCACCCAATAGAGGTACTGTAGTTGGTTGAGACGGACGTCAGCACTTCCCACGGCTTGTGCAGCTGCCACGCTCGGGAGTAAGCTAGGTTGGAAGCCGAGGTCGGAAGGAAAGcgcgaggaggaaaagaagacaaCTGACTTGAGGAAAGAAGGTACCTGCAGGAAAAGATAAAAGCCACTGCTTAGGAAGGTACAAGAAGTAACATTAACGGCAACTACGATCTATCCTATCGAGAAGGAAGACACGGGATCACACCCTCTCTCATCTCAACTTTATCGCTCTCGACTCGAGTCATCCATCTTGGACCACCTACACACCAACAGCCCGACAGAGACACGGGACACAGACACACCCACAAAACAAAGCCCGGACGAACTCGACGGTGATCGACAAACCAAATACCAAACCCCACATTTCCCTTGCATTCGTTGCAGCCCGTTCCAGATCCCCGATCCCACTCTTGGTGGGCTTCTGCACCAGCCTCGTGCGCCCTTCTTTCTCTAGGCTTGGCGGACCCTtgcttttctctctctcttgtctGCGGCCTAGGACCGACCAGGACCCAAAACTTTCAACCTCTTTTGCAACCTacttgctctgctctgctctcccCCCTCCAGTCATCCTTGGCCGGTTGTCATGGGCACATCGACTTCGGCTTCTACATCCTCGTTATCTGTTGTACCAGCCGTCTCCTCCAACTCTTCCAACTCCTCCCCCACGATGACGCCTCCTTCCTCGCTCGACCTGCTTTACCTGACTTTCAACTGCGCAAAGAACCTCCTCGACGTCCCCGTCTTTGCAACCCACATGCAGACCGCTCTACGCCAAAATGCTACGACCCTGCCCGACATAGTTGTCCTGTAAGCCATCGACCCCTCGTCCCTCAACCCCCCAACCATGATCCTGTCCCAGCGGGCAGACATCAAGTCGCGAGACGGTTGGCTCCTGACCTATTGTGCAGGGGTATTTGCCCACTGGAGAACGCAGTGCTGATTCTTGTGCTGCTTGTAGTTCTCTCCAGGAAGTGGCACCTCTGGCTTATTGCTTTATCGGCGGCTATTTCCTGAACCCATACCTGGTGCGATACGAAGAGGCTGTCAATACGGCTGCGAGACGACATATTCATGACGGCAGCCCGAGTTCTAATGGCGCGGTTACGCCCACCAAGCCTTACACCCTCCTCCGAGCGAACAACGTCGGCTACACCGCCATCCTCCTATTTGCTCGCGATCCCTCACGGCTTAAGAACATCCAAGAGGCGGAGGTCGGGTTTGGAGCCGCCGAAATGGGAAACAAGGGCGCTGTTGGCTTGCGCATGCTATACGAAGCCGACGGTGGCTCATCTACAGAGCTGACGTTTGTCGCCACGCATCTCGCGGCCATGGAGTGGAACCTGCCCCGGCGCAATGCCAATTGGGCTGCCATCATGAGGGGCATGGCCTTTGAGAACCCCGAGGAGGTTGTGAAGAGCTTCAAAACTTCGGTCACCCCATCTCCAGCTTCGACTCCGCCTGCTGAGGAGCCACCTGAGCGTGTacgcctcctcgacgagcaGCACCACGAGCAGCACTCGcggctccagcagcagctgcaCAACATCTCGGTATTCAGGCCTTCATCACATCTTTTTGTCGCAGGCGACCTCAACTATCGCATCTCTACCACTTCTCCACCCCCTTCTGCCGCATTCCCGAGCCTCGACCCGGATTCGGAGAACTACTATCCAGACTTCTTCCGTCTCGATCAGCTCACACGCGAGCGTATCGCTGGTCGTACGCTTCATGGCCTGTCGGAGCACGAAGTGCGCTTCCCACCCACGTACAAGTACGACGTGCTACCGCCAAAGCCTGGAACCCAGGAACCGGAGCTTGATGTGCCTTGGCGTTTTGCGGTGCACCGCTACCCCAGCTGGACTGACCGAATCCTATTCCTCGATGTGCCTTCTTGGCTCCAAGGCAAGACTAGCGAGGCGCCCAAGCTCAATGTCCGTGCCTACGACTGCCTTCCGGTCTTGCGCATGAGCGATCACCGCCCCGTCTTCCTACGGGTTGACGTGCCCCTCATCTCACCAAGCGATCTCGCCCCGCCATCGGGCCTAGACCCTGACACGAGCAGAGACCCTCGTGCCCGGCTCCCCATCGAGATAGACCCGGAGGCCTGGGAGCGCC
The window above is part of the Fusarium falciforme chromosome 3, complete sequence genome. Proteins encoded here:
- a CDS encoding Non-specific serine/threonine protein kinase, which codes for MTTMDLRVGNKYRIGRKIGSGSFGDIYLGTNIISGEEIAIKLESVKAKHPQLEYEARVYKSLAGGVGIPFVRWFGTECDYNAMVLDLLGPSLEDLFNFCNRKFSLKTVLLLADQLISRIEYIHAKSFIHRDIKPDNFLMGIGKRGNQVNVIDFGLAKKYRDPKTHFHIPYRENKNLTGTARYASINTHLGVEQSRRDDMESLGYVMLYFCRGSLPWQGLKAATKKQKYDRIMEKKMTTPTEVLCRGFPNEFAIYLNYTRSLRFDDKPDYSYLRKIFRDLFVREGFQYDYVFDWTVYKYQKNAQAIAQAAGQANPDDEEKARASRTNAATAGQSAAKPNAIPSTRRKMLERGAGAGGVDTPDTNRAIGGSDRMLRSASKGAGYASGSYRPK
- a CDS encoding DDE-Tnp-1-7 domain-containing protein, with protein sequence MATLSIPQEAQALNAYDDKSFIKENHSYQMHPNDPTRVAVFPAEKARGTDFEPFPVETRNFHINIPPPSPLQLFQLFLPISLVERWVQYTQSWLSWLKENDVVDSWNHPMTKNARLRAWQGTSVAEVYVWLGVLIYIGLHKERTIKSHWSTPKPGEQRPLHSIIKFMPYWKFQILHRHLRPFDYTKIDETAPLPKVFQACDEWSDHIQAASAEIFIPGSHLAVDECMIRFTGRSNETTVVKGKPIPRGFKIWVIAQHGFFIHWFWHITGAQYGAVGVELPPAKRRCTRRTQGSQETQGSSSDEPIALNSTQSVVVALANILPKATYHVFVDNLFSSSDLFRSLRMHGHGATGTARPNSGINEELVHDLRGDKRLSTSYDFNQVKVIPTPDNKVNQVAWKDSRLVLFFTTVFSGEERVERRRKKPTSKKPEARQIRRFFGDEVIKDISIPTIAAEYNDEMNHVDRGDQLRSYYAYDHPLRRGPWQALCWTFLLDVALVNSYVIQLRGPKPSWKRFTTQREWRECIYNELFNTYGQESQSRQRYRAGDERDLQNPDLQRVHINREVNHVNRKVNSDCLASVYPSVFVHPIASQAVPPRFCPWSVLFHEFGEEESHQPPSLPQPDSSLTV
- a CDS encoding IPPc domain-containing protein — its product is MGTSTSASTSSLSVVPAVSSNSSNSSPTMTPPSSLDLLYLTFNCAKNLLDVPVFATHMQTALRQNATTLPDIVVLSLQEVAPLAYCFIGGYFLNPYLVRYEEAVNTAARRHIHDGSPSSNGAVTPTKPYTLLRANNVGYTAILLFARDPSRLKNIQEAEVGFGAAEMGNKGAVGLRMLYEADGGSSTELTFVATHLAAMEWNLPRRNANWAAIMRGMAFENPEEVVKSFKTSVTPSPASTPPAEEPPERVRLLDEQHHEQHSRLQQQLHNISVFRPSSHLFVAGDLNYRISTTSPPPSAAFPSLDPDSENYYPDFFRLDQLTRERIAGRTLHGLSEHEVRFPPTYKYDVLPPKPGTQEPELDVPWRFAVHRYPSWTDRILFLDVPSWLQGKTSEAPKLNVRAYDCLPVLRMSDHRPVFLRVDVPLISPSDLAPPSGLDPDTSRDPRARLPIEIDPEAWERRAAARRKEVMAGWSMFLWSTKQGAYILAAVLAFGASAYWLYHLL